CACGCACAGCAGCTCGAGCTGATCAACGACCTCGCCCGAAAGGTCATCCGCAACCTGAACCTCGCGGACATCCTGCGCACCCTCGCCGCACGGCTACACAAGGACTTCGGGTACTACCGCGTCACCATCGCGATCAATCAAAACGGCACCCTCCGGGGGTACCTCACCCTCGTGGAGGGCCGGGAGTACTGGACCCGCGAGCGCACCCGGATCCACATCCCCATCACCCAATCCGACGACCCCTTCGCGCGCGCGGCACGCTCCCGACGCCCCGTGATCGCACAGACGGAGGACCTACCCCCCCTGGGTGGACGTCACCTCCATGGGGTACGTGCCCATCACGGCCTACATCCCGATCTCCGCAGAAGAAGAAGTGATCGGCGTGGTGGCCGTGGATTACGGGCCAAACGGCCAGCATGTCGACGAAGAGGAACTGAGCTACATCGAGATCCTGGCGAATATCGCTGGCATCGCGATCAAAAACGCCCAAGCCTACCAGGAGCTTAACCGACTGGTCACCGCGCTGCGCGAGGAACAGACGACCCTCGAAGCCCGCGTGCGGGAGCTTGAGACTCTCACCCAAGCCAGCCGGGCGTTGCGCGAAGCGGAAACTCCCTTGGATGTCGCGGAGCGGCTCGTTGAGCTGGCGCCGGCCCTCCTGCCCGCGCACGGGGCCGCGGTGCTGTTCCTCGAGGGGGAGCACCTCAGGGTCGTGGCGACCCACGGGAGTTTCCGTTCCGCGCAAGGACGCCACGTCCCGCAAGGGGGAGGCCCGGCCTGGGAGGTGCTCGAGCGCGGCACCACCCTCACCTCCCAGGCTTTCGCGCCCGGCACCCAGGTCCTGACCCCCCTCCACACCCCCGAGGGGAACGTTCTCGGGGTGCTCGCCATCGGCCGAGAGGAGGCGCACCCCTACACCCCTCACGAGGTTCGCTTGGCGGAGGTATTGGCCGAAGCTGGCGCGACCGCCCTCCTGCGCGCGCAGCGCGACCGCGAAGCGCGTCTGCTCCTCGAAGGGGCGTTGTTCGTCACGACGGAACGGGACCCCACCACCCTCGCCCAGGTCTTCGCGCACATCCTCGCCCGCGTCCTGGGGCAGGGGCGGGCCGGAGTCTGGCTCAACCCGGAGGGCGACGCGCCCTACACCCTACTCGGGGCCGCCCACCTCCCGCGCGAAACGCGGGAAGCCCTGAACCCGCACCCCCTCGATCCCGACCAGGAAGGCTGGGCGAACCAGGCCGCCACCGCGCAAACGCCCGTCACCACCCGTGCCGTAACGCTCGCCCCGGGCCCCGTAGAAACGCAAATTCGCGAAGCGCTGGGGAGCGAGGTGCTGCTGGTCGTTCCCATCCCCGGGTTCGGCATCGCCTACCTCGCCCCCACAGAACCCCGCCTCGGGTTCTCCGATCACGAGCTTCAGGTGTGCGCTACCCTCGCCCGCCTCCTGTCCGCTGGGCTCGAGCGCAGCCGGCTCGAGCGCGAACAGGCCCGGCGTGCTAAGGAGCGCGAAGCGGCCGCCGCGGTGGGCGAAGCCGTGCTCTCCACGCACGCACCCGAGCCGCTCCTCGAGCGGCTGGCCGAGCTGAGCCTCGCGTACGCGCAGGCCGACGGGGCGTACCTCGCGGTATTCCACGGAACAAAAACGCGGTTTGTGGCCACCTCCGGAGCGTTCGCCGAAACGGTGCGCACCCTGCCGCCCTTCGACGCGCACCCGCTGCCCTCGTACCTCTTACACGCAGCGGCCCAGCCCGTGCCCGACCTGGGCAGCCTCCCCCTCTTCCCCCAGAACCCCTTCCCCACCCCCCTTCCCGGCCTGCTTCTACCCCTGCAAGCCCACGAGCGCCTGATCGGAGCGCTGATCCTCGCCCGGAAGAACCGCCCCTTCACCCAAGAGGACACCGCCTGGGTCCACCTTCTCCGCACCCCCTTGGCTCTGGCCGTGCAAAGCGCCATCACCCAGGCCGACCTCGAGGCGTACACGCGCGCCGCTGAAGTGCGGGCCGCTATCGGCGAGGCGCTCGTGCGGGAACCGGAGGCAGAGCGCGGGGCGATCATCTGCGAAACGCTCGGGCAGTACCTGGACGTGCCGCACGCTTGGGTCTTCCTGACCCGCCCTCCCGAGTCCCGCCTTGCCCTCTTTGGTCGGTACGGCCCTGACCTTCAAAACCCCAGCGTCTTGCGCAGGCTCGCCGAACAAGCCGTGCGTCAGGATACCCCCGTGGTGCACCAGGATCTCACGCCTGAGCTACCGTTCGCGGCCGCTCTTCCCCTCAAAGCCCACGGCGAGACGAGCGGGGTGCTGCTCCTTGCGAGTCAAACTCCCATCCCCTCCGAGACCCTCGCCAAAGCCGCGAACGTCACCGACATGCTCGGCCTCGCCCTGGACGCCCTCAAACTCCACCAGGCGCTCACCCAGGAGCGCGCGAAGCTCCAGGACGCGCTCGAGTACATGGGCGACTGCGTCATCGTACTGGAGGGCGACATGGGGTTCGCGAACCTCGCGGCTCGGGAGGCCTTGGGTCTCCCCTGGCGCGTGCGCACCGAGGACCTCCCCCCACCCCTCCTACCCGCCCTTGAGGAGAAGGAGCTCGAGGTGCAGCTCAAGGAACGGTTCTACTCGGCCATCGGCACCCGGAAGGGAGAGCTCACGATCCTGGTGTTGCGCGACCTGACCGAGCGCAAGCGGGCCGAGGCCGCCTTGAGGGAGAGCGAGGAGCGGTACCGCCAGCTGGTGGACGCCTCTCCGGTGCCGATCGCGGTGCATACCGGGAAACGGTTCGTGTACGCGAACGCCGCGGCCGCTCGCCTGCTTGGGGCCGAGCACCCCTCCGAGTTGATCGGGAGGGAGGTGCTGGAGTTCGTGCACCCCGACTCCCTTCCCGCAGTTCGGGAACGCATCGCCCAACTCATGGCCGGCGCAGAGGAGGTGGGGCTCGCCGAAGAGGAGCTGGTCCGGTTGGACGGCCGCGTGATCCACGTCGAGGCGATCGGCCGGCGCACCGAGTACATGGGCGCGCCGGCGATCCAGGTAGCCTTTCACGACATCACCGCTCAAAAGGCCGCGGAGCGGATGAAGAGCGAGTTCATCTCCGCCGTTTCGCACGAGCTACGCACGCCCTTGGCTTCGATCATGGGGTTTACGCAGCTCCTCCTCGAGGAGCAGGTCTCCGAGGAGGAGGCTCGTGAGTTCATCCGCATCATTCACGACAACAGCCAGCGGCTGAAGAACATGGTGGACAACCTGCTCGACACCTCTCGCCTCGAGGCCGGCCGCTTCGCGGTCTATCCTAAACCCACCCCTCTCACCCCGCTGTTGGAGGATATCGCCAAGAGCTTTTTAAGCTGGGCGCAGCTTTCGAACATCACGTTCGAGCGCGAAATCCCCGAGCTGCCTTGCGCGAACGTGGACCCGGAACGCATCGGGCAGGTGGTCATGAACCTCTTATCCAACGCCTTCAAGTTCACGCCCCAAGGGGGGAAGGTCACGCTGCGGGCCTGGGTGGAGGCCGGGCAGGTGTACATCCAGGTGCAGGATACCGGTAAGGGCATCGCGAAGGAAGAGCTGCCGCACCTGTTTAAGCGGTTCTCCCGCACCCAAAGCGCGGTGGGGCAGGGGATCGCGGGTACCGGCCTTGGCCTGTACATCTCCAAGGCGATCGTCGAGGCGCACCAGGGGCGCATCTGGGCGGAGTCCACGCCCGGCCAGGGCGCGACCTTTACCTTCACCCTTCCCCTGGAGGAGAACGCCCCGCATAATGGGTAGGCGTGTTGAGCGTACGCGCGATCCATGACCCCGAAGCCTGGAACCGGCTAGTCTCGGGGTTCCCCGTTACCAGCGCCCTTCAATCCTGGGGTTGGGGGGAGGTCAAACGCCTGAGCGGTTGGGAGCCCTTCCGACTGGCCGTCTTCGAGGACGACGTACCCGTCGCGGCCGCGCAGGTCCTCCAGCGGCGGTTCGCTGGTCCGCTCGCCATGCTTTACGCGCCGCGCGGTCCGGCCCTACGGGCGATCGAAGACCTGCCCCGCGTCGCCGAAGCGCTCGCCCAATGGGCGGGGCGGGGCGTGTACCTCAAGCTCGAGCCTGAGGTGGGCTGGCCGGCGGAGGCGCCGCCGCCGGAGTTCGCACCGCTCGTTCTGGAGGAGACGATCCAACCCGAGTACTCCTTGTGGGTGGACCTCACGCTGGATCCGGACGCGGTCCTGGCCCGCATGAAGCCTAAAACCCGCTACAACATCCGCCTTTCCGCCCGCAAGGGGGTGGTGGCCGCGGTCGAAGAGGACTTTGAGGCCTTCTGGGCCTTGTTCACCGAAACCAACCAACGAGCGAAATTACTCCAGCATGATAGAAGCTATTATGAGGCCGTCCTGCGGGAGATGAACCAGCCCCATGGCGCGGCCTTCCTCTCCATCGCCCGCCTCGAGGGCAAGCCCCTTTCGGCCGGGTTGTTCGTGGCGTTCGCGGGGAAGGTGGATTACCTCTACGGCGGGTCCAGCCGAGCGCACAAGAACGTCATGGCGCCCTACGCGATGCACTGGAACGCGATGCAGTGGGGCATGGAGCGCGGCTACCGCGTCTACGACCTCTGGGGGGTGCCGCGCGTCCTTTCCCCGGAATCCCACGCCTACGGCATCTACCGCTTCAAGGAAGGGTTCGGCGGGGCACGCGTGCGCTTTCCGGCGTACGACTACCCCCTCTCCCCCCTGT
This region of Marinithermus hydrothermalis DSM 14884 genomic DNA includes:
- a CDS encoding ATP-binding protein; amino-acid sequence: MRELETLTQASRALREAETPLDVAERLVELAPALLPAHGAAVLFLEGEHLRVVATHGSFRSAQGRHVPQGGGPAWEVLERGTTLTSQAFAPGTQVLTPLHTPEGNVLGVLAIGREEAHPYTPHEVRLAEVLAEAGATALLRAQRDREARLLLEGALFVTTERDPTTLAQVFAHILARVLGQGRAGVWLNPEGDAPYTLLGAAHLPRETREALNPHPLDPDQEGWANQAATAQTPVTTRAVTLAPGPVETQIREALGSEVLLVVPIPGFGIAYLAPTEPRLGFSDHELQVCATLARLLSAGLERSRLEREQARRAKEREAAAAVGEAVLSTHAPEPLLERLAELSLAYAQADGAYLAVFHGTKTRFVATSGAFAETVRTLPPFDAHPLPSYLLHAAAQPVPDLGSLPLFPQNPFPTPLPGLLLPLQAHERLIGALILARKNRPFTQEDTAWVHLLRTPLALAVQSAITQADLEAYTRAAEVRAAIGEALVREPEAERGAIICETLGQYLDVPHAWVFLTRPPESRLALFGRYGPDLQNPSVLRRLAEQAVRQDTPVVHQDLTPELPFAAALPLKAHGETSGVLLLASQTPIPSETLAKAANVTDMLGLALDALKLHQALTQERAKLQDALEYMGDCVIVLEGDMGFANLAAREALGLPWRVRTEDLPPPLLPALEEKELEVQLKERFYSAIGTRKGELTILVLRDLTERKRAEAALRESEERYRQLVDASPVPIAVHTGKRFVYANAAAARLLGAEHPSELIGREVLEFVHPDSLPAVRERIAQLMAGAEEVGLAEEELVRLDGRVIHVEAIGRRTEYMGAPAIQVAFHDITAQKAAERMKSEFISAVSHELRTPLASIMGFTQLLLEEQVSEEEAREFIRIIHDNSQRLKNMVDNLLDTSRLEAGRFAVYPKPTPLTPLLEDIAKSFLSWAQLSNITFEREIPELPCANVDPERIGQVVMNLLSNAFKFTPQGGKVTLRAWVEAGQVYIQVQDTGKGIAKEELPHLFKRFSRTQSAVGQGIAGTGLGLYISKAIVEAHQGRIWAESTPGQGATFTFTLPLEENAPHNG
- a CDS encoding lipid II:glycine glycyltransferase FemX, with the protein product MLSVRAIHDPEAWNRLVSGFPVTSALQSWGWGEVKRLSGWEPFRLAVFEDDVPVAAAQVLQRRFAGPLAMLYAPRGPALRAIEDLPRVAEALAQWAGRGVYLKLEPEVGWPAEAPPPEFAPLVLEETIQPEYSLWVDLTLDPDAVLARMKPKTRYNIRLSARKGVVAAVEEDFEAFWALFTETNQRAKLLQHDRSYYEAVLREMNQPHGAAFLSIARLEGKPLSAGLFVAFAGKVDYLYGGSSRAHKNVMAPYAMHWNAMQWGMERGYRVYDLWGVPRVLSPESHAYGIYRFKEGFGGARVRFPAYDYPLSPLYTPLKRALRLRKDFMNWRMRGTRRDVL